One Rubidibacter lacunae KORDI 51-2 genomic region harbors:
- a CDS encoding J domain-containing protein, with protein sequence MMTTTLVERVEYLTYTPRDLQRLAALNPRHRSSEQLLLGFFDFIKRAWTAGAFRTFQQQTGLRLTSNLNRCEFARRAAIEELRHATPTADFSEYDREQFRARLEAQIGSMRQRLTFAQEKAHQLELALESEKRRLSASANLTLLLIAERLLPPGDPLNGSQESPAMRVLGSPATLTELEANYRELLKREHPDVSVHPTELAQARFAYVRRLYQIVRRNWEKLRPTAAIADNELERRLRAPVPFDPASFWPA encoded by the coding sequence ATGATGACTACCACGCTGGTCGAACGCGTCGAATACCTCACCTACACGCCGCGCGATCTGCAGCGTTTGGCAGCTCTCAACCCCCGCCACCGCAGCTCGGAGCAACTCCTACTTGGTTTCTTCGACTTCATCAAACGCGCGTGGACGGCAGGGGCGTTCCGGACCTTTCAGCAGCAAACTGGATTGCGTCTCACTTCCAACCTCAACCGCTGTGAATTCGCGCGCCGCGCAGCGATCGAAGAGCTGCGGCATGCCACACCAACCGCAGACTTCTCGGAATACGATCGCGAGCAGTTTCGCGCGCGGCTCGAAGCTCAAATCGGGTCGATGCGCCAGCGGCTGACGTTCGCCCAGGAAAAAGCACACCAACTCGAACTCGCCCTCGAATCCGAAAAGCGACGGCTGAGTGCTTCTGCGAACCTAACGTTGTTGCTGATTGCCGAACGTTTGTTGCCGCCCGGCGATCCGCTCAACGGTTCGCAAGAGAGCCCGGCAATGCGTGTTTTGGGATCGCCAGCAACGCTAACCGAGCTGGAAGCCAACTATCGCGAGCTGCTCAAGCGCGAGCATCCCGATGTCAGCGTTCATCCTACAGAACTCGCGCAGGCAAGGTTTGCCTATGTCCGACGGCTCTATCAAATCGTGCGCAGAAACTGGGAAAAGCTCCGACCAACTGCCGCGATCGCCGATAACGAACTGGAGCGCCGCCTCCGCGCGCCCGTCCCGTTCGACCCCGCAAGTTTCTGGCCGGCATAA
- a CDS encoding phosphoribosyltransferase — protein sequence MPELYVSWSDYHHTIEQLAVRIYNSGWQFEHIACLAKGGLRVGDILSRLFDRPLAILSVSSYGGADNRERGKVRVSEHLSMTEPSLGPNLLLVDDLVDSGESLQAAIAWLHAGYGDAIEDMRTAVLWCKDCSKFAPDFHAHYLPDNPWIHQPFEPYEQMTPAELSTRYSSAAAM from the coding sequence ATGCCAGAGCTCTACGTGTCCTGGTCGGACTATCACCACACCATCGAACAGCTCGCCGTTCGCATCTACAATTCAGGCTGGCAGTTCGAGCATATTGCCTGCCTCGCAAAGGGGGGTCTGCGCGTTGGCGATATTCTCAGCCGGTTGTTCGATCGCCCGCTTGCGATTCTGTCGGTGTCGTCCTATGGCGGTGCGGACAACCGCGAGCGGGGCAAGGTGCGGGTATCGGAGCACCTGTCGATGACTGAGCCCAGCTTGGGTCCGAATCTCCTCTTGGTCGACGATCTGGTCGATTCCGGCGAGAGCCTGCAGGCGGCGATCGCCTGGTTGCACGCTGGCTATGGCGACGCGATCGAGGACATGCGAACAGCCGTGCTGTGGTGCAAAGATTGCTCTAAATTTGCCCCCGATTTTCACGCACATTACTTACCCGATAATCCCTGGATTCACCAGCCGTTCGAACCCTACGAGCAAATGACGCCGGCCGAGCTGAGCACCCGCTACTCGTCGGCAGCAGCGATGTAA
- a CDS encoding MFS transporter, with amino-acid sequence MDKPAAVRSDSPQRLSFLTKLAFGAGDLSAMTINVQVFFLLRFLTDVAGLPPGLAGNVLMLGKISDAVNDPIVGMLSDRTRSRWGRRHVWMIFGGIPFGIIFLLQWVVPDFEIWGLFWFYVAMGVLFNLAYTAVNLPYTALTPELTDDYDERTSLNSFRFAFSIGGSIISLLYAGIIIAVIANPRYQYLAIGAITAIASTVPLYLCVWGTRARVAENDRQHSPADDASLTFLEQLRVVFSNRAFLFVVGIYLCAWLAVQVTASVLIYFVEDWIKLPPVPGLPLDPFSTVALTVQGTAIAMLFVWSQVSNRFGKQAVFYAGAGIWAIAQVGIFLLRPETGTWIYPLAMLAGCGVSTAYLVPWSLLPDVIDLDELQTGQRREGIFYAFMVLLQKVGLAAGLFLVGQSLEWAGYRGGADVQPDLALLAIRFCVAVLPAIFLVIGVVLTYFYPISREIHAQILLQLKERELAAASDAQTSD; translated from the coding sequence ATGGACAAACCTGCAGCCGTCCGATCTGACTCGCCCCAACGCTTGAGTTTCCTTACAAAATTGGCGTTTGGTGCGGGCGATCTTAGCGCGATGACGATTAACGTGCAGGTGTTTTTCCTGCTGCGCTTTTTAACCGATGTCGCGGGACTGCCACCGGGACTGGCCGGCAACGTCCTGATGCTCGGGAAAATCTCCGACGCGGTTAACGACCCGATCGTCGGGATGCTCAGCGATCGCACGCGCAGCCGCTGGGGTCGTCGCCACGTATGGATGATCTTCGGCGGCATCCCATTTGGAATTATCTTCTTGCTACAGTGGGTCGTTCCGGACTTTGAAATCTGGGGATTGTTCTGGTTTTACGTGGCGATGGGCGTGCTGTTCAATTTGGCCTATACGGCAGTTAATTTGCCCTATACGGCACTCACTCCCGAGTTGACAGACGACTACGACGAACGCACGAGTTTGAATAGCTTTCGCTTTGCGTTTTCGATCGGCGGCAGCATCATCTCGTTGTTGTATGCCGGCATCATTATTGCCGTCATTGCCAACCCCAGGTATCAGTACTTAGCCATCGGAGCGATTACCGCGATCGCCTCAACTGTTCCGCTATACCTATGCGTGTGGGGAACGCGCGCGCGCGTGGCAGAAAACGATCGCCAACATTCCCCGGCCGATGACGCGTCCCTAACTTTCCTAGAGCAACTTCGAGTTGTTTTCAGCAATCGAGCATTCTTGTTCGTCGTCGGAATTTACTTGTGTGCGTGGTTGGCAGTTCAAGTTACCGCATCGGTACTAATTTACTTCGTTGAGGACTGGATTAAATTACCGCCGGTGCCGGGGCTGCCGCTCGATCCGTTCTCGACGGTGGCGCTGACGGTGCAAGGCACGGCGATCGCGATGCTGTTCGTGTGGAGCCAAGTCAGCAACCGCTTCGGCAAACAGGCGGTTTTCTACGCTGGAGCTGGGATTTGGGCGATCGCGCAGGTCGGCATCTTCTTGCTGCGCCCCGAAACCGGAACGTGGATTTACCCGTTAGCAATGCTGGCGGGGTGCGGCGTTTCCACGGCATACCTGGTTCCGTGGTCGCTGCTGCCCGATGTCATCGATCTCGACGAACTGCAAACCGGCCAGCGGCGCGAGGGAATTTTTTACGCCTTCATGGTGCTGCTACAGAAAGTCGGTTTGGCAGCCGGCTTGTTCCTTGTCGGTCAATCACTGGAGTGGGCGGGGTATCGAGGTGGAGCCGACGTCCAACCCGATTTGGCCCTGTTGGCCATTCGCTTCTGCGTGGCCGTATTGCCGGCAATCTTCCTGGTTATTGGGGTTGTTTTAACCTATTTCTATCCGATTTCGCGCGAGATTCACGCGCAGATTTTGCTGCAACTGAAGGAACGCGAACTGGCAGCAGCATCCGATGCTCAAACCAGCGATTGA
- a CDS encoding ferredoxin:protochlorophyllide reductase (ATP-dependent) subunit N — protein MTATQPNTTALSFECETGNYHTFCPISCVAWLYQKIEDSFFLVIGTKTCGYFLQNAMGVMIFAEPRYAMAELEEGDISAQLNDYEELKRLCLQVKRDRNPSVIVFIGTCTTEIIKMDLEGLAPRLEAELGIPIVVARANGLDYAFTQGEDTVLAAMANRCPSEAPAVKETTSEPGQGNAISRLLNFGRKQEEIVADESQYADHPPLVLFGSLPDPVVTQLTLELKKQGIKVSGWLPEKRFTELPVIEPGYYVSGVHPFLSRTATAMMRRRKCKLIGSPFPIGPDGTRAWIEKLCSVFNIEPKGLAEREAEIWASVEDYVKLVRGKSVFFMGDNLLEISLARFLARCGMTVLEIGIPYMDKRYQGAELALLEQTCHEKGTPLPKIVEKPDNHNQLQRILELEPDLVITGMAHANPLEARGIDTKWSVEFTFAQIQGFTNTRDLLELVTRPLRRNTHLKELGWDKLVKSEDAKRVTV, from the coding sequence GTGACTGCCACTCAACCCAACACAACTGCCCTGAGTTTCGAGTGCGAAACCGGCAATTACCATACGTTTTGCCCGATCAGTTGCGTCGCATGGCTGTATCAGAAAATTGAAGATAGCTTCTTCCTCGTCATCGGCACCAAAACCTGCGGCTACTTCCTGCAAAATGCCATGGGTGTGATGATCTTCGCCGAGCCGCGTTATGCCATGGCCGAACTTGAAGAAGGCGATATCTCCGCTCAACTCAACGACTACGAAGAACTCAAGCGTCTGTGCTTGCAGGTGAAGCGCGATCGCAACCCCAGCGTCATCGTTTTTATCGGCACCTGCACAACCGAGATCATCAAGATGGATCTCGAAGGACTTGCACCACGCCTTGAGGCCGAGCTGGGAATTCCCATCGTCGTCGCGCGCGCCAATGGTCTCGACTATGCCTTTACCCAGGGCGAAGACACGGTGCTCGCGGCGATGGCCAATCGCTGTCCGTCCGAAGCTCCGGCGGTAAAGGAGACGACAAGCGAACCCGGTCAGGGAAATGCGATTTCGCGGTTGCTGAATTTCGGTCGCAAGCAGGAAGAAATCGTGGCGGATGAGTCGCAATACGCCGACCACCCGCCGCTGGTCCTATTCGGATCGCTGCCCGATCCGGTGGTCACGCAACTGACACTAGAACTGAAGAAGCAGGGCATCAAGGTGTCGGGTTGGCTGCCCGAGAAGCGCTTTACCGAACTGCCAGTTATCGAGCCGGGGTACTACGTGTCGGGCGTGCATCCGTTTCTCAGTCGGACGGCCACGGCGATGATGCGCCGCCGCAAGTGCAAGTTGATCGGATCGCCATTTCCTATCGGTCCCGATGGAACTCGCGCGTGGATCGAAAAACTCTGCTCGGTGTTCAATATCGAGCCGAAAGGTCTGGCCGAGCGCGAAGCGGAAATTTGGGCGAGCGTAGAAGACTACGTGAAGTTGGTGCGCGGGAAATCCGTCTTTTTCATGGGCGATAACCTGTTGGAAATTTCACTGGCACGCTTCCTTGCCCGCTGCGGAATGACCGTTCTGGAAATTGGCATTCCGTATATGGACAAACGCTATCAGGGGGCAGAACTGGCACTCCTCGAGCAGACGTGTCATGAAAAGGGCACGCCGCTGCCCAAAATCGTCGAGAAGCCGGACAACCACAACCAACTCCAACGGATTCTGGAATTGGAACCGGACTTAGTCATTACCGGCATGGCGCATGCTAATCCACTGGAAGCGCGCGGCATCGACACCAAGTGGTCGGTGGAGTTTACCTTCGCGCAAATCCAAGGCTTCACGAATACCCGCGATTTGTTAGAGCTGGTGACGCGTCCGCTCCGTCGCAACACTCACTTGAAAGAGCTGGGTTGGGATAAGTTGGTCAAGTCTGAGGATGCTAAACGCGTGACGGTGTAG
- the bchL gene encoding ferredoxin:protochlorophyllide reductase (ATP-dependent) iron-sulfur ATP-binding protein, with translation MKLSVYGKGGIGKSTTSCNISVALAKRGKKVLQIGCDPKHDSTFTLTGFLIPTIIDTLQEKGFHYEDVWPEDVIFKGYAGVDCVEAGGPPAGAGCGGYVVGETVKLLKELNAFDEYDVILFDVLGDVVCGGFAAPLNYSDYCLIVTDNGFDALFAANRIAASIREKARTHPLRLAGLIGNRTSKRDLIDKYTEAVPMPVLEILPLIEDIRVSRVKGKTLFEMAESDPSLDWVCEYYLNIADQVLALPEGVVPTDAPDRELFGLLSDYYLNPPADKPGVVPAEEADELATMMV, from the coding sequence GTGAAACTTTCAGTCTACGGAAAAGGCGGAATCGGCAAATCCACCACCAGCTGCAACATTTCGGTGGCGCTGGCCAAGCGCGGCAAGAAAGTCCTGCAAATCGGCTGCGATCCCAAACACGACAGTACCTTTACCCTCACGGGCTTTCTCATCCCCACGATCATCGACACCCTGCAGGAAAAAGGCTTCCACTACGAAGACGTCTGGCCGGAAGACGTGATCTTCAAAGGCTATGCGGGCGTGGACTGCGTTGAAGCAGGCGGACCGCCTGCCGGCGCGGGTTGCGGCGGCTACGTGGTCGGCGAAACCGTCAAGCTCCTTAAAGAACTCAATGCCTTCGACGAGTACGACGTCATCCTATTCGACGTTCTCGGCGACGTCGTCTGCGGCGGGTTTGCTGCCCCGCTGAACTACTCCGACTACTGCTTGATCGTGACAGACAACGGTTTCGACGCGCTGTTTGCTGCCAACCGCATCGCGGCATCCATCCGCGAAAAAGCCCGTACCCACCCACTACGCCTCGCCGGGTTGATTGGCAACCGCACCTCCAAGCGCGACCTGATCGACAAGTACACCGAAGCCGTGCCGATGCCGGTTTTGGAAATCCTGCCGCTGATCGAAGACATTCGTGTCTCGCGGGTAAAAGGGAAAACCCTCTTCGAGATGGCCGAAAGCGATCCGTCGCTCGATTGGGTGTGCGAGTACTACCTAAACATTGCCGACCAGGTGCTGGCACTGCCGGAAGGGGTCGTCCCGACCGACGCACCCGATCGCGAGCTGTTCGGGTTGTTGTCGGACTACTACCTCAATCCGCCGGCCGACAAACCAGGCGTCGTCCCGGCTGAAGAAGCCGACGAACTGGCAACGATGATGGTCTAG
- the lnt gene encoding apolipoprotein N-acyltransferase: MRQGLSAIALRLQQFTRSRPERVTTTGAEDTPDEQFLCALRCLPVGSRAATDLHVPLAPRDGAAMFIVPNVRLKSARSRLLLSLAGGILMGLTVAPVSAWWLAWIALVPLWLAATGSNSVRAAFLCGGAWGFGFYATMLSWLLGMHPMTWLGVSWQTSLAIALACWPAAALCLAVLPAVWAGGLCWVARSMTGSATVVVGAALWCALETLWSWGPVYAGPLAFTQSPHNAIGLHAMQLSGPVTVSAAIVAVNGLLAIAIGKRSRGAMAASLAVLVGVHALGGVLYARSPADDPAAALNVGIVQGNIPNEIKLTSVGLRKALTVYTEGYLELAAAGADAVLTPEGALPMYQNRLLGSALGQTIELAGIPAWVGGFYKLDRDRYTNALYALDGSGEFGDRYDKVHRVPFGEYVPLESILGGIVQRLSPLDEHQLAGDRDQVFSTSFGMAIVGICYDSVYAEHFQRQAARGGEFALVSSNDDHYGPTMPAQHHAHDVLHAIALDRWVARAANTGHSGAIDPHGRTVWLSQLDVYVARAETIYRRQTLTPYARWGNWLTPLLLLVGAIAWGQSRRKS; encoded by the coding sequence ATGCGACAGGGGTTGTCGGCGATCGCACTAAGGTTGCAGCAATTCACCCGCTCGCGACCCGAGCGCGTTACGACAACCGGAGCTGAGGATACGCCCGACGAGCAATTCCTCTGCGCACTCCGATGCCTGCCCGTTGGTTCGCGCGCGGCAACCGATCTCCATGTCCCCTTGGCACCTCGCGACGGAGCTGCAATGTTCATCGTCCCGAACGTCCGTCTTAAGTCCGCGCGATCGCGCCTGCTGCTCTCATTGGCGGGCGGTATTTTGATGGGTTTAACCGTCGCGCCCGTGTCGGCTTGGTGGCTGGCATGGATCGCGCTGGTGCCGCTCTGGCTGGCGGCGACCGGTAGCAATTCTGTGCGAGCGGCATTTTTATGTGGCGGTGCATGGGGCTTCGGCTTTTACGCCACGATGCTGAGCTGGTTGCTGGGGATGCACCCGATGACGTGGCTGGGCGTGTCGTGGCAGACAAGTTTGGCGATCGCGTTGGCTTGCTGGCCGGCAGCGGCGCTGTGCTTGGCAGTACTGCCGGCTGTTTGGGCCGGCGGGCTCTGTTGGGTCGCTCGGAGCATGACTGGCAGCGCGACTGTAGTGGTCGGCGCAGCCCTCTGGTGCGCGCTAGAAACGCTGTGGAGTTGGGGACCAGTCTATGCCGGACCGCTGGCATTTACCCAAAGTCCGCACAATGCTATTGGTCTGCACGCAATGCAATTGTCCGGACCGGTGACGGTATCCGCCGCAATTGTGGCTGTCAACGGACTGCTCGCGATCGCGATCGGCAAACGCAGTCGTGGAGCGATGGCAGCGTCCCTCGCGGTACTCGTTGGCGTCCACGCTCTCGGCGGCGTTCTATACGCCCGATCGCCAGCCGACGATCCGGCAGCAGCGCTAAATGTCGGCATCGTTCAGGGCAACATCCCCAACGAGATCAAGCTGACGTCAGTCGGGTTGCGGAAGGCCCTGACCGTTTATACCGAGGGCTATCTCGAGCTGGCCGCTGCTGGGGCGGACGCCGTATTGACGCCGGAAGGCGCGTTGCCGATGTACCAGAACCGACTGCTCGGGAGTGCCCTCGGGCAAACGATCGAATTAGCAGGCATACCCGCTTGGGTTGGCGGCTTCTACAAACTCGATCGCGATCGCTACACCAATGCGTTGTATGCCCTCGATGGGTCTGGGGAGTTTGGCGATCGCTACGACAAAGTTCACCGAGTCCCGTTTGGGGAATACGTGCCGTTGGAGTCGATCCTGGGCGGTATCGTACAGCGCCTGTCGCCTCTGGACGAACACCAGCTTGCAGGCGATCGCGACCAGGTTTTCTCAACGTCTTTCGGGATGGCGATCGTCGGAATCTGCTACGACTCGGTATATGCCGAGCACTTCCAACGTCAGGCTGCGCGCGGCGGCGAGTTCGCCCTCGTTTCGTCTAATGACGACCATTACGGTCCGACCATGCCCGCCCAACATCACGCTCACGATGTCTTGCATGCGATCGCGCTCGACCGCTGGGTGGCTCGGGCGGCAAATACCGGACACTCGGGCGCGATCGACCCCCACGGCCGCACGGTTTGGCTCTCGCAGCTGGACGTCTATGTCGCGCGGGCAGAGACGATTTATCGCCGCCAAACTCTCACGCCCTACGCCCGCTGGGGCAATTGGCTGACACCACTGCTGTTGCTCGTCGGGGCAATCGCATGGGGGCAATCTCGACGCAAGTCTTAA